A window from Zingiber officinale cultivar Zhangliang chromosome 7A, Zo_v1.1, whole genome shotgun sequence encodes these proteins:
- the LOC122001332 gene encoding histone H1-like has translation MAQEEVEVAPAVGETLVDPSSAEAPAEGGAEAVDAHPAADVNPPKEKKEPKPRKKPSGPRKLSSHPPYAEMITEAIVTLKERAGSSQYAIGKYIEDKQKDHLPGNFRKILLSQLRRLVAAEKLKKVKNSYKLSGAPAASSSAAPAKPKAKPKSKPKPKPKPKTVTKKPKAKPAAAKPKASPAAAKSKSNPATAANPKAKSAPAAKTKSNSQPKAKAKPAKAGKSKAQSAPPAANTKVKPKAPAAAKPKPKPKPKPAAAKSKPAVTRSKAKSPAPPSRAPKTTKGTPSKKPAPPKKAPAASKRKAAAPPAKKAPAKKARK, from the exons ATGGCGCAGGAGGAGGTAGAAGTCGCCCCGGCGGTCGGTGAAACCTTGGTAGATCCTTCCAGTGCTGAAGCCCCGGCGGAAGGCGGCGCGGAGGCTGTAGACGCGCATCCGGCCGCCGATGTCAATCCTCCCAAGGAAAAGAAGGAGCCCAAGCCTAGGAAGAAGCCGTCAGGCCCCCGGAAGCTCTCCTCACACCCGCCCTACGCTGAG ATGATTACCGAGGCGATCGTGACGTTGAAGGAGCGTGCTGGATCGAGCCAGTACGCGATCGGCAAGTACATCGAGGACAAGCAGAAGGATCACCTCCCTGGGAACTTTCGGAAGATCCTCCTCAGCCAGCTGAGGAGGCTCGTAGCTGCTGAAAAGTTGAAGAAGGTAAAGAATTCGTACAAGCTCTCCGGTGCTCCGGCCGCATCTTCCTCTGCTGccccggccaagccaaaggcaaagCCCAAGTCCAAGCCGAAGCCGAAGCCTAAGCCTAAAACCGTCACGAAGAAACCCAAAGCGAAGCCTGCTGCAGCCAAACCCAAGGCTAGCCCAGCAGCGGCCAAGTCCAAGTCGAATCCTGCGACGGCCGCCAATCCCAAAGCCAAGTCGGCGCCTGCTGCTAAAACAAAATCTAATTCGCAACCAAAGGCGAAGGCTAAGCCAGCAAAGGCTGGTAAGTCCAAGGCGCAGTCTGCTCCGCCAGCGGCGAACACGAAGGTTAAGCCTAAAGCACCAGCCGCGGCCAAACCTAAGCCGAAGCCTAAGCCAAAGCCTGCGGCCGCAAAGTCCAAGCCAGCCGTGACACGATCGAAAGCCAAGTCCCCTGCACCGCCTTCTAGGGCGCCAAAGACGACGAAGGGCACACCTTCGAAGAAGCCAGCGCCGCCAAAGAAGGCTCCGGCCGCATCCAAAAGGAAGGCGGCTGCGCCACCGGCGAAGAAAGCTCCGGCGAAGAAGGCGAGGAAGTAG